Part of the Virgibacillus necropolis genome, GCATCGACATTGCACAAAACAAGGCGTGGACGGCTGTTGCCTTAAAAATGCCAACAAGCAACCTAGAAGAGGCTACAGTGCCCAAAGCAGAGCTTTATGGATTGAACACGACCAACCAAGGAAGAATTGTTGTCTTTGGCGGAGGGATCCCCTTAATGCAAGATGGAAAAGTAGTAGGAGCTGTAGGTGTCAGTGGTGGTACTGTGGCACAGGACACCCAGGTAGCAGAGGCAGCAGTTAAAGTATTTGATGGCCAATAAATAAATGCTTACTAAAAATCGGGTGGTGCCTGGCATCACCCGATTTTAATAATCATATAAGTTTATTTTGTAAACGAAATTCTAAAAATCCTCAAGTTTCCTCAAACATAATTCCAGCCTTTACCTTATGACATCCTATGTCCCATTTGTTGGACTGTCTTCTGGCTTATTTCTTCTGACTTTAGTGTATCCGTAATTCAATGGCCTCCACTAATATCCATAATAAATAGTCATCTACCTTTTTCATTTTACGCATGATGGAAATATCCCTATCGAATAATTTCTTAGATAAAAGCCAAAGTTAATAAGAAAAGTAATTACCTCAGAAAAAAAGTAAAAGGAGCTTGATTTCATGGATTGGGACTTAATTTGGAAGGCGATTCTTATTGTAGTAGTTGGTACATTTCTATTAAGAATAGCAGGAAGGAAATCCATCTCGCAAATGACACTTACTGAAACAGTAATTATGATATCTATCGGTTCGTTGCTGATTCAGCCTGTTGCTGATAAAAACATTTGGGTAACATTTATTATTGGCGCTATTCTTGTTTTTACACTAATAATTATGGAATTTTTGCAAGTGAAAGGTGATTTGTTTGAAAATCTAATTACTGGTAAATCAAAGGTTCTAATTGAGAACGGGAACTTGAATGAGAAAAATTTAAAAAAAGTAAGATTAACAGTAGATCAGCTAGAAATGAACCTCAGGCAGAAAAGCGTTAGTAAAATAAGTGATGTAAAATGGGCAACATTGGAACCAAACGGTCAGGTGGGCTTTATATTAAAAGAAGAAGCACAGCCTGTAACGAAGAAAGAGTTTCAACTATTACTCACTCAGATACAACAAACGATGCAAAATCTTGTTCCTACAGAAAATAACCAAGAAAAAAGTACAAAACAAGATATCTTTTCAGAAATTGAAAAAGAGGATCATAGCGAAACACCACCAGAAAAGTTGTTGTAGTTTATGGTTTGTATTAACAGGCGTAACATAGCTATTCCTCTTAATGTGTAATGGTTTCACTTGTCAATGCATGGGTGTTATCTTCAGAGTCCTTGAAGAACACCATCCAGGTTTCCGTATTTTCCATCTTTGTAATTCTGTGCGGCTCATCGATGAACGGGATTCCTTTTTCGGTGAGATCTGCATATGATTCCTGGATATCATCAACCTCAAAGTAAATAACAGAACTAGCCTGAGCAAATTCTCTTTTTTCAGGGAGACTTAACATGAGTCTTATCCCGTTACAATTGAAAAATGCCATGCTGTCCGTGTTAAACAAAAGGGAAAGGCCTAGTAAGTCTTTATAAAAATGTATGGCACGATCTACATCTTTAACGGGTATACCAATTTGCTTAATATTCTTCATGGAATCTCTCCTTACTCTTTTAGTATCTATTCTTCATTTGATTATAAAACTCCTGCAAATTAGTGTTAATTTATTTTAAGACCAACAATGCCAATTACAATTAAGCTAAGGCATACTAGCTGAGGTAAGTGAATTTTCTCCTTAAATAAAAAGTAACTAACTAGTGTAATTCCGACACTACCCATTCCAGTCCAAATGGCATATGCAACACCTGGTGTAATAGTTTTCATGGCGATTGCCATACAAGTGAAGGAAAGCCCATATCCTAGAACAATGATAAACATCGGCCACTTTTTATTATAATCATGGACATATTTTAGCAGACTTACTGAAATAACTTCCTCGATACCAGCTACCATTAATAAGATCCAAGCCATTATTTGTCACCCTCTTTTGTTGTAAATTTCATCCCCAGAACACCGGACACTAAAATCAAAAAGAAAATTAGCTGTTTAATGGTAAAAGGCTCGCCAGTTAAAATGCCAACCAGATAAATTCCAATTGTTCCAACACCTACAAACACGGTATAAGCTACAGCAACTGAAATGGTGCGGAACGTTAACGTTAATAACCCAAAACTAATTACTATTAGAACAGCAATTACTAGCCATTCTAGTATGGAATCTGCATATTTTAGAGAAGACGCCCAAAATACTTCTAAAACACCAGCAATTACAAGTAATACCCATGCCATCATGATCACCCCATATAATTAATGAATGACTGTCATTCATTTTACGAATAAAAATTAAATCAATGCCCGTTTAATGAAATTAAAAAGTTCCTGTTTAAGGTGGTCGACGCTGTCCATACCGGTAGTACTATTAAACAAATACGTACGTTCAGCGGTTTGTTCAATCATATTAATAATTACCTGCACATTAAATTGAATCTTAGTTTCTTGTGCAATTTCATTTCGTTCCTGTGCAAGTTTTAGTTGCTTTTCCATCCAGTTGTAGTAGGGTGTATACATTTCTTCCCACTTTTCAAAGGAATGACCATATGCAAGCCCTGAGTAACATAATACGATAACTTCTTTATACCTTTCTGTGATGTTAAATGTTACATCGATAATTGTTTCCAACTTTTGATTGAAAGACATAGAATCGTTTACATGCTTGATAACCATATCGTATGTTTTGGTGAGCAATTCTTCAGCGATTGCCGGAACAAGGTCACTTTTTGATTTAAAATATAAATAAAAGGTGCCTTGCGCAACATTTGCACGCTTTACAATATCTGAAATAGATGTGTTTTCAAAGCTTTTTTCTTCGATCACTTTAAACGCCGCATCTAGTATTGCATCGTATTTTTCCTGCTTTTTCACACGCATTATTCCACCGCTTTCTAAAAATGAATATAAGTCATTTTAGCATTTTTCTTTAATAAAAGTCAAGAGACTAAAGTGTTTGTATACTTCATAATCAGGGAACTTAAAACTATACAATTAAGTTAATTAATTATCAAAAGGAGGAACCTTTAAAATGAATGATAAGCATAATAATGAGAAAAATGAACAACTAGAGCGGTTTCGTACGGATGATAAAGGTAAAAAGATGACAACCAATCAAGGACTAAAGGTATCAGAAGATGAGTTTTCTCTGAAAGCGGGTGAACGTGGCCCAACATTAATGGAGGATTTTCATTTTCGTGAAAAAATGACCCATTTTGATCATGAGCGAATTCCAGAACGGATTGTTCATGCAAGGGGATATGGAGCCCATGGTGAATTTGAACTTTATGAATCAATGAAGGAATATACAAAGGCAGGATTTTTGCAGGACCCAACAAAGAAAACCCCTGTATTTGTGCGTTTTTCAACGGTTGCTGGTTCTCGTGGTTCCGGTGAGCTCGCACGTGATGCTCGTGGGTTCGCAACTAAATTTTACACAGAAGAAGGGAACTATGACCTAGTAGGAAACAATATTCCAGTATTTTTTATCCAGGATGCAATGAAATTTCCAGATTTAGTGCACGCACTTAAGCCTGAACCACACAATGAGATACCCCAGGCCGCATCTGCCCATGATACGTTTTGGGACTTTGTTGCGAATAATCAAGAGGCAGCGCATATGGTTATGTGGGCGATGTCAGACCGAGCAATTCCAAGGAGCTTCCGCATGATGGAAGGTTTCGGCGTTCATACATTTCGATTTGTGAATCATCAAGGGAAAGCCCATTTTGTAAAATTCCATTGGAAACCAGTGCTTGGTGCACATTCCGTGGTATGGGATGAAGCACAAAAGATCAATGGTAAGAATCCTGATTTTCATCGAGCAGATATGTTTGGGGCGATTGAGAATGGAGATTATCCAGAATATGAATTAGGTGTGCAAATAATCGATGAAGCAGATGAATTCAAGTTTGATTTTGATATATTGGACTCAACAAAGCTTTGGCCAGAAGAGGATGTACCAGTGAAAATCATTGGGAAAATGACATTGAATC contains:
- a CDS encoding DMT family transporter; the protein is MAWVLLVIAGVLEVFWASSLKYADSILEWLVIAVLIVISFGLLTLTFRTISVAVAYTVFVGVGTIGIYLVGILTGEPFTIKQLIFFLILVSGVLGMKFTTKEGDK
- a CDS encoding GlcG/HbpS family heme-binding protein, which translates into the protein MSKITLDLAKKLIDGAEQEAKKIDVQMVISVFDEGGNLIAVHRMDDAWLASIDIAQNKAWTAVALKMPTSNLEEATVPKAELYGLNTTNQGRIVVFGGGIPLMQDGKVVGAVGVSGGTVAQDTQVAEAAVKVFDGQ
- a CDS encoding VOC family protein, translating into MKNIKQIGIPVKDVDRAIHFYKDLLGLSLLFNTDSMAFFNCNGIRLMLSLPEKREFAQASSVIYFEVDDIQESYADLTEKGIPFIDEPHRITKMENTETWMVFFKDSEDNTHALTSETITH
- a CDS encoding TetR family transcriptional regulator produces the protein MRVKKQEKYDAILDAAFKVIEEKSFENTSISDIVKRANVAQGTFYLYFKSKSDLVPAIAEELLTKTYDMVIKHVNDSMSFNQKLETIIDVTFNITERYKEVIVLCYSGLAYGHSFEKWEEMYTPYYNWMEKQLKLAQERNEIAQETKIQFNVQVIINMIEQTAERTYLFNSTTGMDSVDHLKQELFNFIKRALI
- a CDS encoding DMT family transporter, whose amino-acid sequence is MAWILLMVAGIEEVISVSLLKYVHDYNKKWPMFIIVLGYGLSFTCMAIAMKTITPGVAYAIWTGMGSVGITLVSYFLFKEKIHLPQLVCLSLIVIGIVGLKIN
- a CDS encoding DUF421 domain-containing protein, with the protein product MDWDLIWKAILIVVVGTFLLRIAGRKSISQMTLTETVIMISIGSLLIQPVADKNIWVTFIIGAILVFTLIIMEFLQVKGDLFENLITGKSKVLIENGNLNEKNLKKVRLTVDQLEMNLRQKSVSKISDVKWATLEPNGQVGFILKEEAQPVTKKEFQLLLTQIQQTMQNLVPTENNQEKSTKQDIFSEIEKEDHSETPPEKLL